One genomic region from Branchiostoma lanceolatum isolate klBraLanc5 chromosome 7, klBraLanc5.hap2, whole genome shotgun sequence encodes:
- the LOC136438255 gene encoding P-selectin-like — protein MLSAVQCSPPTAPENGALSPEGETSYDYQDEVTFSCNQGYELDGAASVTCQADRQWSAPVPTCEPVQCSPPTAPENGALSPEGDTSYDYQDEVMFSCNQGYELDGAASVTCQADREWSAPVPTCEPVQCSPPTAPENGALSPEGATSYDYQDEVEFSCNQGYELDGAASVTCQADREWSAPVPTCSPVQCGTLTAPAHGTLSAADATTYQDVVQVICEHGYELDGASSVTCQADGAWSESLPTCQAVQCATPMAPENGALSPEGADSFDYKDEVTFSCNPGYDLEGSSSVTCQADNEWSGPIPTCKPVKCSPPTAPENGALSPEGATSYDYQDEVTFSCNQGYELDGAASVTCQADRQWSAPVPTCKRKTLLATRCSV, from the exons ATGCTTTCAGCTGTGCAATGCTCGCCGCCGACGGCCCCAGAAAACGGAGCGCTGAGTCCTGAAGGAGAGACCTCCTACGACTACCAGGACGAGGTGACGTTCTCCTGTAACCAGGGCTATGAGCTGGACGGAGCCGCCAGTGTGACGTGTCAAGCTGACCGACAATGGAGCGCACCTGTTCCAACATGCGAAC CTGTGCAATGCTCACCGCCGACGGCCCCAGAAAACGGAGCGCTGAGTCCTGAAGGAGACACCTCCTACGACTACCAGGACGAGGTGATGTTCTCCTGTAACCAGGGCTATGAGCTGGACGGAGCCGCCAGTGTGACGTGCCAAGCTGACCGAGAATGGAGTGCTCCTGTTCCAACATGTGAAC CTGTGCAATGCTCGCCGCCGACGGCCCCAGAAAACGGAGCGCTGAGTCCTGAAGGAGCGACCTCCTACGACTACCAGGACGAGGTAGAATTCTCCTGTAACCAGGGCTATGAGCTGGACGGAGCCGCCAGTGTGACGTGCCAGGCTGACCGAGAATGGAGTGCTCCTGTTCCAACATGCAGCC CTGTACAATGTGGGACACTGACGGCCCCGGCCCATGGAACACTGAGCGCTGCGGACGCCACCACCTATCAGGACGTGGTACAGGTTATTTGTGAGCACGGCTATGAGCTGGACGGAGCCTCGAGCGTTACCTGCCAGGCTGACGGCGCGTGGAGTGAATCTCTTCCAACATGCCAAG CTGTGCAATGTGCAACGCCGATGGCCCCAGAAAACGGAGCGCTGAGTCCTGAAGGAGCGGACTCCTTCGACTACAAGGACGAGGTTACATTCTCCTGTAACCCGGGGTACGATCTAGAGGGGTCCTCAAGTGTGACTTGCCAAGCTGACAACGAATGGAGTGGGCCTATTCCAACATGCAAAC CTGTGAAATGCTCGCCGCCGACGGCCCCAGAAAACGGAGCGCTGAGTCCTGAAGGAGCGACCTCCTACGACTACCAGGACGAGGTGACGTTCTCCTGTAACCAGGGCTATGAGCTGGACGGAGCCGCCAGTGTGACGTGCCAAGCTGACCGACAATGGAGTGCACCTGTTCCGACATGCAAACGTAAGACACTTTTGGCTACAAGATGTTCAGTCTGA